One window from the genome of Nicotiana tomentosiformis chromosome 5, ASM39032v3, whole genome shotgun sequence encodes:
- the LOC104119695 gene encoding cytochrome P450 71AU50-like: MASIWATLIVGLLVVYAFYELLNIQKRKRFPPGPKGLPILGHLHLLGKHPHKDLQKLANKHGPLMYIQLGLVPAIVASSADAAEKVLKTYDHIFASRPHNEASQYMSYGQKNMIFAKYGPYWRNMRKLCIVHLLSNHKINSFQSMRKQEVELLIESLKEQAHDRAVVDLSAKVTSLNASLTCLMVFGKKYMDEDFDKRGFKAVVQEVVHFGGRPNLGDFFPFLGVIDLQGLNRKLKDLSKVFDEFLEKIIDEHVQSHDQKQTKDFVDTMMEIMQSGEAEFQFDRQHIKAILVDMLIAATDTSATSVEWILTELIRHPHVMKKLQKELDEVVGIERMVDESDLENMKYLDMVIKEGLRLHSIVPVLHHEAMEDCVVDGFHIQKGSRIMINCYAIQRDPNVWPEPEKFFPERFVGSSVDIRGRDFQLLPFGSGKRSCPGMQLGITIVRLVVAQLVHCFDWELQNGMQPLDLDIDEQFGMVACKEKPLMAIPTYRLKK, encoded by the exons ATGGCTTCTATATGGGCAACTCTAATTGTTGGTCTATTAGTAGTATATGCCTTTTACGAGCTGCTAAACATTCAGAAGAGAAAAAGGTTTCCTCCAGGTCCAAAAGGGCTTCCCATTTTAGGACATCTTCATTTGTTAGGTAAACATCCACACAAAGATTTGCAAAAACTAGCCAACAAACATGGTCCTCTTATGTATATTCAACTGGGACTAGTACCTGCAATTGTTGCCTCGTCTGCTGATGCAGCCGAGAAAGTCCTCAAGACATATGATCACATCTTTGCTAGTAGGCCTCATAACGAGGCATCTCAATATATGTCCTATGGCCAGAAGAATATGATTTTTGCAAAGTATGGACCATATTGGCGTAACATGCGCAAATTGTGCATTGTGCACCTTTTGAGTAATCACAAGATTAATTCATTCCAATCCATGAGAAAGCAAGAAGTTGAACTTCTGATTGAATCGCTTAAAGAACAAGCTCATGATCGCGCTGTTGTTGATCTTAGTGCAAAGGTTACATCCTTGAATGCTAGCTTGACTTGCTTAATGGTGTTTGGAAAGAAATATATGGATGAGGACTTTGACAAGAGGGGATTCAAAGCTGTAGTTCAAGAAGTTGTGCATTTTGGTGGGAGACCAAATCTTGGAGATTTTTTCCCCTTTCTTGGTGTTATTGATCTTCAGGGACTCAATCGCAAGCTCAAAGATCTTTCAAAGGTGTTTGATGAGTTTCTTGAGAAGATTATTGATGAACATGTTCAGTCTCATGACCAGAAACAAACCAAGGATTTTGTCGACACCATGATGGAGATTATGCAATCAGGAGAAGCAGAGTTTCAGTTTGACCGTCAACATATAAAAGCTATCCTCGTG GACATGCTAATTGCAGCAACGGACACTTCAGCAACATCAGTAGAATGGATACTGACAGAGCTAATTAGGCACCCACATGTGATGAAGAAACTCCAAAAAGAGTTAGATGAAGTGGTAGGAATTGAAAGGATGGTAGACGAATCAGACTTGGAGAATATGAAGTACTTAGACATGGTTATAAAAGAGGGCCTGAGGTTGCATTCGATAGTGCCCGTATTGCATCATGAGGCCATGGAAGATTGTGTAGTCGATGGCTTCCACATACAAAAGGGATCTAGAATCATGATTAATTGTTATGCAATTCAGAGGGATCCAAATGTTTGGCCTGAGCCTGAGAAGTTTTTCCCTGAGAGATTTGTTGGGAGCAGTGTAGATATTCGTGGACGTGATTTTCAACTTTTACCATTTGGCTCTGGTAAAAGAAGCTGTCCCGGAATGCAGTTGGGGATTACCATTGTTCGCCTTGTGGTTGCACAATTGGTGCATTGCTTTGATTGGGAGCTTCAAAATGGTATGCAGCCTCTTGATTTAGACATTGATGAGCAGTTTGGGATGGTAGCATGCAAAGAAAAGCCATTGATGGCTATTCCTACTTATAGACTAAAGAAATGA